In the Limanda limanda chromosome 1, fLimLim1.1, whole genome shotgun sequence genome, one interval contains:
- the dusp4 gene encoding dual specificity protein phosphatase 4, which translates to MERDASFAMEDLCEMEVSVLKRLLKDDSSRILLLDCRSFLAFSAGHIRGAVNARCNTIVRRRARGTPLRLDQVLAGDEEARGRLASGMFSAVVLYDERTQDGDTVKEDSTVTLVLSALCGDETATDTYLLKGGYDRFFSEYPEFCLKTKSLPSLSSQSSVDSSCSSCGTPHHDQAGPVEILPFLYLGSALHASKKEVLDAIGISALLNVSADCPNHFEGAYQYKCIPVQDNHKEDISCWFLEAIEFIDSVRDSSGRVLIHCQAGISRSATICLAYLMKRKRVRLDEAFEFVRRRRSIISPNFSFMGQLLQFESQLLATSCAAEAAATASPLLGPKSSTAVTSTAATPTSPFIFNFPVSVVNPAYLHHSPLTTSPGC; encoded by the exons ATGGAGAGAGACGCATCATTCGCCATGGAGGACCTGTGTGAGATGGAGGTCTCGGTGCTCAAGCGGCTCCTGAAGGACGACTCGTCCCGGATCCTGCTGCTCGACTGCCGCTCGTTCCTCGCCTTCAGCGCCGGGCACATCCGCGGCGCCGTGAACGCGCGTTGCAACACGATCGTGCGCCGCCGGGCCCGCGGCACCCCGCTGCGCCTGGACCAGGTGCTGGCCGGGGACGAGGAGGCGAGAGGCCGCCTGGCGTCCGGCATGTTCTCCGCCGTGGTGCTGTACGACGAGAGGACGCAGGACGGGGACACGGTGAAGGAGGACAGCACCGTGACGCTGGTGCTGTCCGCGCTGTGCGGGGACGAGACCGCCACGGACACCTACCTGCTCAAAG gcgGATACGACCGTTTTTTCTCAGAATACCCGGAGTTTTGTCTAAAGACCAAATCCTTACCGTCCCTCAGCAGCCAGTCCAGCGTGGACTCGTCCTGCTCGTCCTGTGGGACGCCGCATCACGACCAg GCCGGCCCGGTGGAGATCCTCCCGTTCCTCTACCTCGGCAGCGCCCTCCACGCCTCGAAGAAGGAAGTGCTGGACGCCATCGGAATCTCCGCCCTGCTGAACGTGTCGGCCGACTGTCCCAACCACTTCGAGGGGGCGTACCAGTACAAGTGCATCCCAGTGCAGGACAACCACAAAGAGGACATCAGCTGCTGGTTCCTGGAGGCCATCGAGTTCATAG actcAGTGCGTGACTCCAGTGGGCGAGTGCTGATCCACTGTCAGGCCGGTATCTCCCGCTCCGCCACCATCTGCCTGGCCTACCTGATGAAGAGGAAGCGTGTGCGTCTGGACGAAGCCTTCGAGTTCGTGCGCCGGCGCCGCAGCATCATCTCGCCCAACTTCAGCTTCATGGGCCAGCTGCTGCAGTTCGAGTCCCAGCTGCTCGCCACCTCCTGTGCTGCCGAGGCGGCCGCCACGGCGAGCCCGCTGCTCGGACCCAAGTCGTCCACGGCCGTCACCTCCACAGCTGCTACGCCCACGTCGCCCTTCATCTTCAACTTCCCGGTCTCCGTGGTGAACCCGGCCTACCTGCACCACAGCCCGCTCACCACCTCGCCCGGCTGCTGA